From the genome of Carassius auratus strain Wakin chromosome 29, ASM336829v1, whole genome shotgun sequence:
tatccattgacACAAATAGATAACTGCTATTAAAGAAACACTTagcagtgtcttttggatgttttctttccactaatcTTTATGaaaactttaagaaaaaaatctcaACATTGACaggtgtttttgcctgcagtgtctcccCTTAAAACAACTAACAgtgaatataaatgaatataaagaaGACACTTACAGTGCTCTTCTGGTGTTTTTGATGACCGGCAGCAGTCTCATCAGTGCTTCATCAGATCTTCTGTACTTCTTCAGTTCAAACTTCTCTTGAATCTCTTCTGACATGAGGAGCACAAACACCAAACCCGACCACTGAGCAGAGGAGAGATTCTGCTCTGAAAGTTTTCCAGAGCTCAAATTCTTCTGGAATTCCACTGCAAAGTCAtctttcagttcattcagacagtagaagAGATTGATGGTCCTCTCTGTTGATTCCTCCATCTCTATTTTCTTTTTGATATAGTCAGCAGTGTCTTTGGTGTCCTCTGTTTTGAGCTTCAGTCCTGGCAGTAGTTCCTTCAGGTCTGTCTGATTGGACTCCACTGAAAGACCCAGGAGGAATCGGAGGAAGAGGTCCAGGTGTCCATTCTCACTTTGTAAAGACTCATTGACTGCAGCTTTATGAAGTTCAAACAGTGGCTTTCTGGACAGATTACATGTCAGTTTTTTCCAGGACTCGAGAAATGGGTTTGCTTTCTTGTTTTTGTTAAAGAAAAACACATAGAGAGCAGCAAGTAATTCCTGGATGCTGAGATGTACGAAGCTGTAAACGTTTCTCTCTGATATAGATTTTTCCTCCTGAAACATCCGGGTGCATAACCCAGAGTACACAGACCCTTCATTGACATCTAGTCCACACTCCTCAAGATCTtctttgtagaaaatcagattacCTTTCTGTAGTTGTTTAAAGGCCAGTTTCCCAAGCTTCAGAATAATCTCATCAAAAGACTTGACTTTAGCCTTAGTTTTAGGATCCTTGCAATATTTTGTTTCCATCTGTTGCTTCTGGGAAAGTAAAAAGTTTATGTACATCCCTGTGAGGGTTGTAGGTGTTTTGTCATTGCTCTCTTGAGCCAGCAGAGGCTGAAGAACAGTGAGAGAGATCCAGCAGAAAACcgggatgtgacacatgatgtaCAGACTTCTGAATTTTCTGATGTGACGGATGATGTTTTCAGCAACCTCAGCACTGCTGTTTCTGATGAAGTACTTCTCTTTCTGCTCATCActgaatcctcgtatctctgtcacCTGGTCAATGTATTCTCGGGGTATCAGactggctgctgctggtctggatgtgatccagatgagagcagagggaaccAGATGATTCTTGATTAGGGCTGTAACTATATTACTCACTGTTGTTTTCTTATTAACATCTGTAAAACTGTCACCCTCTTCAAAGCTCAGAGGGAAGCGACACTCATCCAGCccatcaaagatgaacatgaACTTATTGCCATCTTCAGGAAGAGATGTTAGCTCTTTAAAGCCACTAAAGCAGTATGTGTTAAGCAATCCCATGAGACTGTACTCCTCTttaatcaaattcagttcacGGAATGGGAGTGGAAAAATGAAGActatatcttgattttcttttcctttagcCCAGTCAAGGATGAATTTATTGACAGAGACAGTTTTTCCCACTCCTGCAATCCCCACTGTGAGCACTTTTCTGTTTTGTCGACCCATATGGTCTTTGAACATGTCTTTACATTGGATCGGTGTATCCTTGGCACTCAATCGGTTGTGATTTGATTCGATCTGTCTCACCTCGTGTTCATTCATTCTTCCTCCAGTCTGATTCTCCACCACATATAAATCAGTGTAAATATCGTCCAGGTATTTATTTTCACCCGTCTGTGAATTACCAACCAATATCCTCTCACAGTGGTGTTTCAACGTGTCCTTCAAGATCTTTGTGTAATCATTATGAGTAGCTTTACTGCCCTCTGCAGCTGAGCCTTTGAGAAAATGGGGGGGGGACAACTAAGAGTAAGtaattggtttttaataattatataatctttATGTAGACTATGGTATGGTCTGTGATTCCCATTACAAAACTTATCTGTATTCTATATTCTAATGAATGCCCTATAttcttataaagccctgaatggtttaacacctcagtttttaaatgagctccttttacattataatcctctacgtccgctacgttttcaaaacaagcaatttgataatacctagaatatcaaaatcaactgcaggtggcagatccttttcctatttggtggatggagtttcggttccttgccgctgtcgcctctggcttgcttagttggggtcacttcatctacagcgatatcgttgtgatgacatcactgaatttaatgatgaactgcctttaactgtcattttgcattattgacactgttttcctaatgaatattgttcagttgctttgatgcaatgtattttgtttaaagctctatataaataaaggtgacttgacttaatgcTACTGAAGGGCCAATGACTTATGCCTGGTTCACACTACAGGATTCAGCACTCGCCATCTTCATGTGTGAACTACACTACAACACATAAAAGAGGCTCGCTGACGCATCACAACATCAAACAAACATCtagcatgctaaatatctggactGGTCAGCCGACTCGACGTCACATGATCAATATCTGGACCAGTCAGCCGAGCCACAGCCAATGAGAAAGCAAGGAATGGTTTGAGGTCAGCAGAAGAAAAACATGGAATGAATAAAAGACTGGACACAAGAAATGGGGCAAAAAAATTCTGAACAAATCATCACTCAAACAGCTTGCAGGGCTAATTTCTTCCTGATGCCCATTTTCAAATAACTCCTGTTTCACATGTTGATTTGTCTCATTTCCATTCAACTTATTGCACGTGTTTTTGTGATAAAATGTGGTTTGGGGACAGGATAAAGTCATTGGGTGACAGAGATCATGTAGTATATGTTGAACATTAACATCTGTTGCGTAGTGTGAACACCATAATGaattcaagacaaaaaaaataaagtaaagtaagagAGTGTTTAGTGggtgtttgattagagttggcACTAAACTCCAGAGGTCAGTGATCCTCCAGAACAGGTTTGGGCACCACTGTTCTAGACCAGGGGGGTATGCAAGTTCAGTCCGATAAAGaagctgtcctgcagagtttagctccaaacctaataaaacacacctgaacGAGCTAATCGACGTCTTCAGGACTATAAAGGCTATATAGGCAGGTGAGATTCTTTTTTAGAAGTTTTGCACATTAAATAGTCTGTATAATGTTATTCAATAACAACACCAAATGCATCAATGCAATGATAATTCATCACATTTATCCCTGTTAAATCAGATATGTAAATGGGGAGATGGACTCAGTAATATAATTGCAACAGTTGCACAATAAATTTGAAAGGTTTACCTAGTTTTTCTCTGTCTAACAACTTTTATATAACTTACATACTTTTTGTATTTGTGATTTTAATGATGCATTGATGATGCTAGATTATTTCACTTACTGGTCAAGCATAATTTGTTTCACAGTATAAAAACAATTGTATTATAGTACAAAAAGTATTAATCAAGGCTTTAAGTCCGTTATAAACCGGGGGTTCACAGTTCTATTAAATGTATTAGTGTACACCTGCTGATGTTGGGCTATGTCCTGTAATTGCTGTTTTATTTCCTCTTGTTTCCATGTACAGAACAAGTAGTGATAGTTATTTACCCTGTATCTCTTTTGAATGATCTCCAGCAGAATAAGATCTCTTCATGTTGCCTTCAGCCTGagctgcgagtgtgtgtgtgtgtgtgtgagagagagagagagagagagagagagagagagagagagagagagagagagagaggatcacTGACTGGGATACATGAATCACACAAACACTTCAGCAGAGCACAGAGGAAAGTTTAAGTCAAACAGTTACACTGCTGAACAATGGCACGTTACAGCTCGTATTACATTCACAGTGAGTTAAATGTCACCTTGCTTGTGTTTGTTCTCCAGCTGCTGAGCTGGGTCATTCATTCCTATCTTCTTCAGGATGCTGACCGTGATCTTCACAGCTTCTTCTGGTCCAAAACACGCTACCAGCTTATCCACTGTTTTTAATCGATCTGCATCCTCCATTTCAGATGGTGATACACACTCATGTTTCTTTAAGTGCCACTGAAACTTCTTAAGATCATCTTTGGCCAATTCCTCCAGCGACTTCAGAAGCAGTTCTTCAACAGTCGCCATCTTTCACCGTTTCACAGCTGCaggacaagacaaaaaaatatctgaaatagtTTCACTCTTATCATGTTGACCTTAATGCTCAAGTGTTATTtggaatattaaatgaatatttgatcagatcAGGACTCTCAGAATCAACTCATCCAAACTCATCTGTTAATAAGTCAGTGATTCCTCACACAagagtcacacacaaacactgacacaCAAAAGCAGACACACATACATCAACAAGCTCGAGGAGAGGTACTCAGATGTCAAAGCTGAGGTTTGACAGAATGTATTTCTGAGGAAAGACTGAATTATgaatatacacacattcacatgaaTGAGTGAAAGgttgtgaaatgaaatgtgtgtACATTTGATGAGAGGACAGAGATACAGTTGAGTTGAAAGACCCATGAAGTTCCATAGGTGTGTGTAAATATGCTGAAATTACTGTTTGTTCCCAAAAAACTGCACATAATGTATCTGTCATACCACTAAGCAATATGACTGAGATTGAAATAGAggtgacaaacacaaaaaaagagctGAACAGAAGCAGACTGGCCACACTGTAATATACTGTAAGGAGAAGAACGGATAGACTGCAGAGGTTCCTCTGAGCTCAGAGCAGCATTAGCTTTGTTCTTAGACTAGTTTATCTGAAACTCTAGTTGATCTGACTAGAGCAATATCTCCATATTTTTCCTTAACCTTTTGAGCGGTACGGTCCCACACATGTGATTCTTATTTCCGTGCCCCTCGGAGTCTGCTCCCACATCTGGGATTTAGAACGTTCGGTGACGTCACAGAACTGTCAAATTCAAACTGTGTTTTAACtcgttggctggcactgagccagagagagATCTGCACTGCTCTGGTCATattatcacaactatgcagtggtattaaccacataatgcatattttgggtttcagacatttaaataaacataaatactagtaaaacaatacatttagagttaaaaaaaaaatacacgcatatgtctatggaagcaacaaTAACAGTCCCTTCAAATTTAATTTTCAGATGTGCTTTATTCATATCAGAAACACATGGTGTAAGTAACTATAAAGTTCACTCTATTCATCACCCAGTTCACACGCCACTTATTACTTGTATTTCAGGAGAGATTGATTAATACACAGGATGTAAAGCTGACTGACAGTAATCTCTGAACTGCAGTGTGAACAAACATGGCGGCGCCCATCTCACATTACAGATCACGATCAAGATCATTTAGAcagttttttatataatgaaacGCACTCTTTTACACATATTTGTGAATCAGAATATCAGACTGTTCATGACCTGGTATGcaaatttttcaaatattttaaataaaaaaggaaaatgtcaCCGGTAACATTCTACTGATATGCTGGATACAATAAAGTCAAATATTGTTATTCAACTCTTTCATTTGCAAATTATATGCAAACTAGATTGCTTCAATATTAAGACAATGTCAGACCATACAGTGTTTTATCATCATGATGATCATGTTTCTGTAGTCATATGCCAGAAACTATAGATAGCATTATCACCAGATGTGTTAAGCAGCACCTGGTCACGAGAACTAGACCTGACCTGTTAACATTCACACATAGTTAACTCTCAGTGGGAAGACCAGAGACTGGCAGAATTTAGTCAGTAACTGATGCCATCATGTTCATACTGAATAGCcaatacaaaacaatgaaaaaacctAATCTTAGTTCTTCATATGCTGTTATGTCAGGGTGTGGAATCAGCAGATCTTAAACAGATTCTTCCATTTGTATTTGCACAGTGCTTGTTGAGTTGCTtcataaatctatttattttctgcacgttctgaaatattttgtcctttatttaaacattttatgtttccCAATGTGCACTGAGAAATGTTATGCTACAGaatacacataataatattacacaacatAATATTCTTCTTACTGCACTGTAGTACCTTAGTGAACAATCACACAAGTAACTGCACAATCTGAACACCATTAATGATTACCTGAAGGGGAACAATGCTCAGTTGTATGTCAGCATTTAAGAGAAGTGATAACGTGATTCTGCAACAGAAGACATCTGTTCCAAATACCAGATCCACTCATCAGAAAAACGAATCATGAGCTAATCATGTGACGTCGGTATCCTGAGTTGGTTTCCTGTCAGCCGTGTTGTTTTCCAATTAAAAGAGTTGACGAAATTAACTCTTTTCGCAACATACAAGAAGCATCTCATGATCACAATGTATGGAAATCCTTGCAACGCCACAGgaatcattaataattgatggACCTCAACACAGAGGATCCAAACAGCGTGTCCTGTGACTCTGCTTGCTGCTTGCTTGTGACTCTTTCTATGAACTGAACTTTACAATAAATAATCTCAAAAGGACAACCATTGAGAAATCTGAAAGTTTAACTACATTaagaaataatatgtttaatgtcttatataatgtatgtttgATGTGTTCAAGGTTATCGGTAAAACTTTAACCaatgttttaaatgtgatttttataacTTTAGAAGATAGTGttattaaatgtgtgtaagatatggaaatttttgtgttaaatgaatGGCCGCGATCTTTACAAGACtgtgaaatgaatgaaaagatggtattttgtgtggtgtgtgttgtaCGACAcgttataaaagttattaaagggtcactaaacccctggtcagagcctgactccacccactggcaatatttgaaaaatgctgaaaagtgggcaaagcatagcggagatagaggggatgaACCTAGGGTAGGGCTGAgcgggtggggcgtgaacctgagacacTAACAACaatgctaattaactacataaGCTACATGAAATAATCtaaataagtatataaatgcTATgataaatagatgctataatagtctatcctgatcgttttcaatactcgcagttccaactcctgactcactacagtgattttgacagaACAatatggttttatactgccaggggcgtggtagctcgtaccaagggacgtggtgagctggaaactgcttacgtcacctgccaccgcttACGTCAGTTGCCACcacaacatccaataggaaaaatcgaCTGCAGTAGcaaccgttcaacctgaagagggcaacACTCAGATGTTTTTAtgccatatattgtagaattaaaacacttcatactcaaatgtcaaaaaagttactcgaatcaatgaacagcactaatgaAGCCCCATTACAGGTCATtgactaaaaaaagttggtttagggtttagttactctttaaacaAAAGCCAAATTCCCAATTACTGAACTAATTCAGTGTGCtgtatgttcactgaatataaacctaacagacagATGTGCTAAACATTAGTCACAGTCTAGACTCAAAACAGTTTTGctatgcatttattgaatgagcactgtccgatgtccgaactgattgctctgttttttacatcttcactgtATTTTGTcaaatctttttatattttaaataaatttaaatgttttatttttgtgattatttttcttcattattttactttcttttatgtaaagtactttgaattaccattgtgtatgaaatgtgctatataaataaacttgccttgccatGCCTGTGTATGCAGTAAATAATAAGACACGCCAAGACAGTCTGTTGCTTCATAAAAGTGATTGTACTTTATTCCTGATAACACATGACATCCACACCTTCCCTGTCTTTAAGACTGTCACACTGGCTACCAGTGGCAgctcgcatcagattcaaggtactgatgtttgcctacaagatgaccactggcacggcactaacatacctaaactcactggttaaatcttatgtgccctccagaagtttgtgtTCTGTAAGTGAACGACCCCTTGTggtaccatcccaaagaagtcCAAAATCAGATGCATGATGCAGATGCAGATGTAAGAGTAATAAGGGAAT
Proteins encoded in this window:
- the LOC113048374 gene encoding NACHT, LRR and PYD domains-containing protein 12-like isoform X2 translates to MATVEELLLKSLEELAKDDLKKFQWHLKKHECVSPSEMEDADRLKTVDKLVACFGPEEAVKITVSILKKIGMNDPAQQLENKHKQAQAEGNMKRSYSAGDHSKEIQGSAAEGSKATHNDYTKILKDTLKHHCERILVGNSQTGENKYLDDIYTDLYVVENQTGGRMNEHEVRQIESNHNRLSAKDTPIQCKDMFKDHMGRQNRKVLTVGIAGVGKTVSVNKFILDWAKGKENQDIVFIFPLPFRELNLIKEEYSLMGLLNTYCFSGFKELTSLPEDGNKFMFIFDGLDECRFPLSFEEGDSFTDVNKKTTVSNIVTALIKNHLVPSALIWITSRPAAASLIPREYIDQVTEIRGFSDEQKEKYFIRNSSAEVAENIIRHIRKFRSLYIMCHIPVFCWISLTVLQPLLAQESNDKTPTTLTGMYINFLLSQKQQMETKYCKDPKTKAKVKSFDEIILKLGKLAFKQLQKGNLIFYKEDLEECGLDVNEGSVYSGLCTRMFQEEKSISERNVYSFVHLSIQELLAALYVFFFNKNKKANPFLESWKKLTCNLSRKPLFELHKAAVNESLQSENGHLDLFLRFLLGLSVESNQTDLKELLPGLKLKTEDTKDTADYIKKKIEMEESTERTINLFYCLNELKDDFAVEFQKNLSSGKLSEQNLSSAQWSGLVFVLLMSEEIQEKFELKKYRRSDEALMRLLPVIKNTRRALLQSCNLTAQTCESLSSALQSSNSFLRELELSNNDLEDSGVKLLSDGLKSQNCQLEILRLSGCMVTEEGCCYVSSALTSNPSHLRELDLSYNHPGDSGVKLLSEKLEDPNCSLDKLNVDHGGESRITAGLQKWVCFLTLDPNTAHTQLSLSEENREVTLVMEKQSYPDHPDRFNECPQVLCRESVCGRCYWEIECSGKYVCISLSYKSISRKGWGYECWFGRNNQSWSLICSSSSYSFRHNNIETVLPVNPTSRRTGVYDNVNIRRTGVYVDHRAGTLSFYSVSRNTMSLIHTVHTTFTQPLYPGFRVYYTGSSVKLC
- the LOC113048374 gene encoding NACHT, LRR and PYD domains-containing protein 3-like isoform X3 — protein: MATVEELLLKSLEELAKDDLKKFQWHLKKHECVSPSEMEDADRLKTVDKLVACFGPEEAVKITVSILKKIGMNDPAQQLENKHKQAQAEGNMKRSYSAGDHSKEIQGSAAEGSKATHNDYTKILKDTLKHHCERILVGNSQTGENKYLDDIYTDLYVVENQTGGRMNEHEVRQIESNHNRLSAKDTPIQCKDMFKDHMGRQNRKVLTVGIAGVGKTVSVNKFILDWAKGKENQDIVFIFPLPFRELNLIKEEYSLMGLLNTYCFSGFKELTSLPEDGNKFMFIFDGLDECRFPLSFEEGDSFTDVNKKTTVSNIVTALIKNHLVPSALIWITSRPAAASLIPREYIDQVTEIRGFSDEQKEKYFIRNSSAEVAENIIRHIRKFRSLYIMCHIPVFCWISLTVLQPLLAQESNDKTPTTLTGMYINFLLSQKQQMETKYCKDPKTKAKVKSFDEIILKLGKLAFKQLQKGNLIFYKEDLEECGLDVNEGSVYSGLCTRMFQEEKSISERNVYSFVHLSIQELLAALYVFFFNKNKKANPFLESWKKLTCNLSRKPLFELHKAAVNESLQSENGHLDLFLRFLLGLSVESNQTDLKELLPGLKLKTEDTKDTADYIKKKIEMEESTERTINLFYCLNELKDDFAVEFQKNLSSGKLSEQNLSSAQWSGLVFVLLMSEEIQEKFELKKYRRSDEALMRLLPVIKNTRRALLQSCNLTAQSCDSLSSALQSSNFFLRELELSNNDLEDSGVKLLSDGLKSPNCHLEILRLQSCNLTAQTCESLSSALQSSNSFLRELELSNNDLEDSGVKLLSDGLKSQNCQLEILRLSGCMVTEEGCCYVSSALTSNPSHLRELDLSYNHPGDSGVKLLSEKLEDPNCSLDKLNVDHGGESRITAGLQKLFVSVSNIWIH
- the LOC113048374 gene encoding NACHT, LRR and PYD domains-containing protein 3-like isoform X1 — encoded protein: MATVEELLLKSLEELAKDDLKKFQWHLKKHECVSPSEMEDADRLKTVDKLVACFGPEEAVKITVSILKKIGMNDPAQQLENKHKQGSAAEGSKATHNDYTKILKDTLKHHCERILVGNSQTGENKYLDDIYTDLYVVENQTGGRMNEHEVRQIESNHNRLSAKDTPIQCKDMFKDHMGRQNRKVLTVGIAGVGKTVSVNKFILDWAKGKENQDIVFIFPLPFRELNLIKEEYSLMGLLNTYCFSGFKELTSLPEDGNKFMFIFDGLDECRFPLSFEEGDSFTDVNKKTTVSNIVTALIKNHLVPSALIWITSRPAAASLIPREYIDQVTEIRGFSDEQKEKYFIRNSSAEVAENIIRHIRKFRSLYIMCHIPVFCWISLTVLQPLLAQESNDKTPTTLTGMYINFLLSQKQQMETKYCKDPKTKAKVKSFDEIILKLGKLAFKQLQKGNLIFYKEDLEECGLDVNEGSVYSGLCTRMFQEEKSISERNVYSFVHLSIQELLAALYVFFFNKNKKANPFLESWKKLTCNLSRKPLFELHKAAVNESLQSENGHLDLFLRFLLGLSVESNQTDLKELLPGLKLKTEDTKDTADYIKKKIEMEESTERTINLFYCLNELKDDFAVEFQKNLSSGKLSEQNLSSAQWSGLVFVLLMSEEIQEKFELKKYRRSDEALMRLLPVIKNTRRALLQSCNLTAQSCDSLSSALQSSNFFLRELELSNNDLEDSGVKLLSDGLKSPNCHLEILRLQSCNLTAQTCESLSSALQSSNSFLRELELSNNDLEDSGVKLLSDGLKSQNCQLEILRLSGCMVTEEGCCYVSSALTSNPSHLRELDLSYNHPGDSGVKLLSEKLEDPNCSLDKLNVDHGGESRITAGLQKWVCFLTLDPNTAHTQLSLSEENREVTLVMEKQSYPDHPDRFNECPQVLCRESVCGRCYWEIECSGKYVCISLSYKSISRKGWGYECWFGRNNQSWSLICSSSSYSFRHNNIETVLPVNPTSRRTGVYDNVNIRRTGVYVDHRAGTLSFYSVSRNTMSLIHTVHTTFTQPLYPGFRVYYTGSSVKLC